A portion of the Bacteroides faecium genome contains these proteins:
- a CDS encoding glycosyltransferase family 1 protein: MNNSEDISGQPIKALIVFRENGDTDNLFVPILCDAIKMAGIDVRCSTSEFWNSDTNYDIIHFQWPEEVVGWTCDDPGVVRRLEERIRFFRSRGTRFVYTRHNVRPHYANEVISRAYDIIESESDVVVHMGQFSRKEFIARYPDSRNVVIPHHIYQYTYKEDISVERARQYLNLSQDAFIVTAFGKFRNREEIDMVLGAFRAWNEPRKMLLAPRLYPFSKRNKYGGNLFKRWTSRIGYYLLIPLFNRWMKLKAGANDELIDNCDLPYYMAASDVILIQRKDILNSGNVPLAFLYRKVVVGPNVGNIGELLTETGNSTFDPDRKESIIMALESARRLALWGQGEMNYTYAMENMNIRKVGKEYAQTYKQVING; the protein is encoded by the coding sequence ATGAACAACAGTGAAGATATTAGCGGTCAACCGATAAAAGCACTTATTGTATTTAGGGAAAATGGAGATACGGACAATCTGTTCGTCCCGATTCTGTGCGACGCCATCAAAATGGCCGGTATCGACGTGCGATGTTCCACCAGTGAATTTTGGAACTCAGATACAAATTATGACATTATCCACTTTCAATGGCCGGAAGAAGTGGTAGGCTGGACGTGCGATGACCCCGGTGTCGTCCGGCGACTGGAAGAACGAATCCGTTTCTTTCGCTCACGAGGGACGCGCTTCGTCTACACACGCCACAACGTACGCCCGCACTACGCCAATGAAGTAATCAGCCGGGCGTATGACATCATCGAGTCCGAAAGCGACGTCGTGGTGCACATGGGACAGTTCAGCCGCAAGGAGTTCATTGCCAGGTATCCCGACAGCCGCAATGTCGTGATTCCGCACCACATCTACCAATATACGTATAAGGAAGATATCAGCGTGGAACGTGCCCGGCAGTATCTCAACTTGTCGCAGGACGCGTTCATCGTCACCGCTTTCGGCAAGTTCCGCAACCGGGAAGAAATAGACATGGTGCTCGGCGCGTTCCGGGCATGGAACGAGCCACGCAAGATGCTCCTCGCCCCACGTCTCTATCCTTTCTCGAAGCGCAACAAGTATGGCGGCAACCTCTTCAAGCGATGGACTTCGCGCATCGGGTATTACCTGCTCATACCCCTGTTCAACCGCTGGATGAAGCTGAAAGCCGGAGCCAACGACGAACTGATAGACAACTGCGACCTGCCTTATTATATGGCAGCCTCGGACGTGATACTTATCCAGCGAAAAGATATACTCAACTCCGGCAACGTCCCCCTCGCCTTCCTCTACCGCAAAGTAGTGGTGGGGCCCAACGTGGGGAATATCGGCGAACTGCTGACCGAAACCGGCAACTCCACCTTTGATCCCGACAGAAAGGAAAGCATCATCATGGCGCTCGAATCAGCCCGCCGTCTCGCCCTGTGGGGGCAAGGGGAAATGAACTATACCTATGCCATGGAGAACATGAACATCCGGAAGGTAGGAAAAGAGTATGCACAAACTTATAAACAAGTAATAAATGGCTAA
- a CDS encoding DUF7833 domain-containing protein has product MKKDQYFNLEVNLLNDDNIAGMMAELDAAQAIGIYVMLLLHLRTKDNYEASCTPLLLKAFARRYELDLAMMEHVLRDYHLFELNEERQTFRAPYLDRVMKRLEEKRRMDTENGKKGGRPKKPVKSSETPASKGQKPNETQERREEEKRGITTVVNNNSNTATMPVAETVAVPVSTSVPATHRMRIRSVDEEGQRPLQPVVPWEISVDRLAGSQLYMELAGQRSGLGWLFLDHQKEVIKLFKAHIRLYGKENELLFYDDVKRYFSNYIAAGSVTCGKLREALLQKLKQQESKNVNRFESMVDGQRTYLGHLIPNDAPPRPDGSAVWDEVRKIWGH; this is encoded by the coding sequence ATGAAAAAAGACCAGTATTTTAACTTGGAAGTAAATTTATTGAACGACGACAATATCGCCGGCATGATGGCGGAACTGGATGCCGCGCAAGCTATCGGAATCTACGTAATGTTGCTGCTTCATCTGCGCACGAAGGACAATTACGAGGCTTCCTGCACGCCGCTTCTGCTGAAAGCCTTTGCCCGGCGTTATGAACTGGACTTGGCGATGATGGAGCACGTGCTCCGCGACTACCATCTTTTTGAGTTAAACGAGGAGCGGCAAACTTTTCGGGCTCCGTATCTGGACAGGGTGATGAAACGGCTCGAAGAGAAGCGGCGCATGGATACCGAAAATGGTAAAAAAGGGGGGCGTCCGAAGAAGCCTGTGAAATCTTCTGAAACGCCCGCCAGCAAGGGGCAAAAACCCAACGAAACCCAAGAGAGGAGAGAAGAGGAGAAGAGAGGTATTACTACTGTTGTAAACAACAACAGTAATACCGCGACGATGCCGGTGGCGGAGACTGTTGCCGTTCCTGTTTCCACATCTGTTCCTGCTACGCACAGGATGCGCATCCGTTCGGTGGATGAAGAAGGGCAACGCCCATTGCAGCCTGTTGTACCGTGGGAAATATCGGTGGACAGGCTTGCCGGTTCACAACTGTATATGGAACTGGCAGGGCAACGTTCCGGCTTGGGATGGCTTTTTCTTGACCATCAGAAAGAGGTTATCAAACTGTTCAAAGCCCATATCCGGCTCTACGGGAAAGAAAACGAACTGCTGTTCTACGATGACGTGAAGCGTTATTTCTCCAATTATATCGCAGCCGGTTCCGTCACCTGCGGCAAGTTGCGTGAAGCGCTGTTGCAGAAACTCAAACAGCAGGAGAGCAAGAACGTGAACCGTTTTGAGAGCATGGTGGACGGACAGCGGACTTATCTGGGACATCTCATCCCGAATGACGCCCCGCCGCGACCGGACGGCTCGGCTGTGTGGGATGAGGTGCGGAAAATATGGGGGCATTGA
- a CDS encoding bifunctional DNA primase/helicase — MRNFASYDVDIRRRTSGVVKTICNKCLPTRHNKRDHSLRVNIDTGHCHCYHCGADFYVPDDNEEREKAERRAARQRRAAAAPQHFQRPVFDSSKTVLSEATERWLVETRCIPQSVIAALRITEQDEYMPQSSGNERCICFNYFEGEQLINTKFRGINEKHFKMVQGAELIPYNIDSVLGQSSCIIHEGELDAASSIAAGFKSVISVPAGANSNLSWLDRFMETHFEDLNEIIIAVDTDSAGLKLRDELVNRLGAERCRVVTYGPECKDANEHLCKYGISSLRIAIEQAAEVPIEGVFTAADLHGDLLALFDNGFGPGADTGWEEMDKICTYERGRFVVVTGTPGAGKSEWLDELVLRLCLRHQWKIAFFSPENVPIVYHLRKLVEKLTGHRFQRSYGMSEGLMMRAEEFLAENVSHIFLKGNATPERVLGKARELVVRRGCRILVLDPLNRFDHTPQPGQTETQYLSNLLNLFTEFAVQYNCLVILVAHPRKMNRNPVTNSTPRVEMYDISGSADFNNKADYGIVVERDKEVGVTRVYVEKVKFKHLGVGGMVTFAYDPVGGRYLPCTESHDPAVPVDRRVGGVTYDSTCWLPEKELFE; from the coding sequence ATGAGAAATTTTGCCAGTTATGATGTAGACATTCGCCGGAGAACGAGCGGTGTCGTGAAAACAATATGTAATAAATGTCTCCCTACAAGGCACAACAAGCGCGACCACTCCCTGCGTGTCAATATCGACACGGGGCATTGCCACTGTTACCACTGCGGAGCTGATTTCTACGTCCCCGACGATAACGAGGAACGTGAAAAAGCCGAACGCCGTGCTGCCCGCCAGCGTCGTGCGGCTGCTGCTCCGCAACACTTTCAGCGTCCTGTATTCGACTCCTCAAAAACCGTACTTTCCGAAGCCACGGAGCGTTGGCTGGTTGAAACCCGCTGCATCCCGCAATCCGTTATCGCTGCGCTGCGCATCACGGAGCAGGACGAATATATGCCGCAATCTTCCGGGAATGAACGATGTATCTGTTTCAACTATTTCGAGGGAGAGCAACTGATAAACACGAAATTTCGTGGCATCAACGAAAAGCATTTCAAAATGGTGCAGGGAGCCGAATTGATTCCCTATAACATCGACTCCGTATTGGGACAGTCTTCCTGCATCATCCATGAAGGTGAACTGGACGCCGCCTCTTCTATCGCCGCCGGATTCAAAAGCGTAATCTCCGTTCCCGCCGGTGCCAACTCGAACCTCTCTTGGCTCGACCGTTTCATGGAAACCCACTTTGAGGATTTGAACGAAATTATCATTGCCGTTGACACGGATTCTGCCGGACTGAAACTGCGTGACGAGCTTGTCAACCGTCTGGGGGCTGAACGATGCCGCGTCGTGACCTACGGGCCGGAGTGCAAGGATGCGAATGAACATCTCTGCAAATATGGGATTTCGAGCCTTCGTATCGCCATCGAACAGGCGGCGGAAGTCCCTATTGAGGGCGTTTTCACGGCTGCCGACCTGCATGGTGACTTGCTGGCTCTTTTCGACAATGGTTTCGGCCCCGGTGCGGATACGGGTTGGGAGGAGATGGATAAAATCTGTACGTACGAGCGCGGCCGTTTCGTCGTTGTCACGGGAACGCCCGGTGCGGGAAAATCTGAATGGCTCGACGAACTGGTATTGCGGCTTTGCCTGCGGCATCAATGGAAAATAGCTTTTTTCAGCCCGGAGAATGTTCCTATCGTCTATCATCTCCGAAAGTTGGTTGAGAAACTGACCGGTCACCGTTTTCAGCGAAGTTACGGTATGTCGGAAGGGCTCATGATGCGTGCGGAAGAATTTCTGGCCGAAAATGTATCGCATATTTTCCTGAAGGGGAATGCCACGCCGGAACGGGTACTTGGCAAGGCGCGCGAGCTGGTTGTCCGCCGGGGATGCCGCATCCTCGTGCTCGACCCTCTGAACCGCTTTGACCATACTCCGCAACCGGGACAGACGGAGACGCAGTATCTTTCTAACTTGTTGAATCTATTCACCGAATTTGCCGTACAGTATAATTGCCTGGTGATACTCGTTGCCCATCCCCGAAAGATGAACCGCAACCCGGTGACAAATTCTACTCCGCGTGTGGAAATGTACGACATCAGCGGTTCGGCCGACTTTAACAATAAGGCTGACTATGGTATTGTGGTGGAGCGTGATAAGGAAGTCGGCGTCACCCGTGTATATGTGGAGAAGGTGAAGTTCAAACATCTCGGAGTGGGCGGAATGGTTACTTTTGCCTATGATCCTGTCGGTGGCCGCTATTTGCCTTGTACGGAATCACATGATCCTGCCGTCCCTGTGGACAGACGTGTCGGGGGCGTGACGTACGATTCGACTTGCTGGCTGCCGGAGAAAGAACTGTTTGAGTAA
- a CDS encoding DUF4248 domain-containing protein → MEEKTFQYRSYGKGELAMLYIPNVQQQSAVDRFNEWIDAAPGLKERLIATGMNPRSRHYTPAQVHLIVEVLQEP, encoded by the coding sequence ATGGAAGAAAAAACATTCCAATACCGCAGCTACGGGAAAGGCGAACTAGCCATGCTATACATTCCCAACGTACAACAACAAAGCGCAGTAGACCGATTCAACGAATGGATAGACGCTGCTCCGGGACTGAAAGAACGACTCATCGCCACCGGCATGAATCCACGAAGCAGACACTATACCCCCGCCCAAGTACATCTAATCGTGGAAGTACTCCAAGAGCCGTGA
- a CDS encoding nucleotidyltransferase domain-containing protein produces the protein MKRTELVHRIAETMHRIAPTARTILYGSEARGDARHDSDIDLLILVDENELTPETEFALRRPLSELEAQMGVAINTLVVLKRAWEGLTTPLSLNINREGIVL, from the coding sequence ATGAAACGTACAGAACTTGTTCATCGTATTGCGGAAACAATGCACCGCATAGCTCCCACAGCTCGGACTATACTCTATGGTTCGGAAGCTCGTGGGGATGCCCGGCATGACTCTGATATAGATTTGCTTATTTTGGTGGATGAGAACGAGTTGACGCCCGAAACTGAGTTCGCATTGCGTCGCCCTTTGAGCGAACTGGAAGCGCAAATGGGAGTAGCCATCAATACGTTGGTCGTATTGAAGCGTGCATGGGAAGGATTGACTACGCCATTATCGCTCAATATTAATCGGGAAGGGATTGTGTTATGA
- a CDS encoding HEPN domain-containing protein produces the protein MKELLDNETRAAMVDYRLERARQTLGEADLLRTGDYFNATVNRLYYACYYAASALLLSRHIDANTHNGVKTQLSMHFVRTGLLDLEHSTTFGVLFDKRHSSDYGDFAYCDAALVDVLRPRAEAFIDAVELLTRKDKEEG, from the coding sequence ATGAAAGAACTATTAGATAATGAAACCCGTGCGGCTATGGTTGATTATCGTTTGGAACGTGCCAGGCAGACATTGGGAGAGGCTGACCTGTTGCGAACGGGAGATTATTTTAATGCCACAGTCAATCGTCTTTATTATGCCTGTTATTATGCTGCATCTGCTCTTTTGTTGAGCCGGCATATTGATGCTAATACTCATAATGGAGTGAAGACACAACTTTCAATGCATTTTGTCCGGACTGGATTACTTGATTTAGAACATAGTACAACTTTTGGTGTGCTTTTTGATAAACGCCATAGTAGTGATTATGGTGATTTTGCCTATTGTGATGCTGCCTTGGTTGATGTGTTACGTCCTCGTGCCGAAGCATTTATTGATGCTGTGGAATTATTAACAAGAAAAGATAAGGAAGAAGGATAG
- a CDS encoding HU family DNA-binding protein translates to MATVTVVRYKRRKRIGDEESPMVFALKPKSGEAKIYSIESLAREIESIGALSVEDVSHVMKSFVRAMKKVLVAGNKVKVEGLGIFYTTLTCPGVEVEKDCTVKNITRVNLRFKVDNSLRLANDSTATTRGGDNNMTFELYTDKKSASGGNGGSGEPDDSGKGDGGDGGETPDPAA, encoded by the coding sequence ATGGCAACAGTTACTGTGGTGCGCTATAAGCGCAGAAAGCGAATCGGAGATGAAGAATCGCCGATGGTATTTGCTCTCAAACCCAAATCGGGGGAAGCGAAAATCTATTCCATTGAATCTTTGGCACGTGAGATTGAGTCTATCGGAGCACTTTCGGTAGAGGATGTGTCGCACGTTATGAAGTCTTTTGTCCGCGCGATGAAAAAGGTTCTTGTGGCGGGCAATAAGGTGAAAGTAGAGGGGTTGGGTATCTTTTACACTACGCTGACTTGTCCCGGCGTGGAAGTGGAAAAGGACTGTACTGTGAAGAATATCACCCGTGTCAATCTCCGTTTCAAGGTCGATAATTCTCTGCGGCTGGCCAATGACAGCACGGCAACCACTCGTGGCGGAGATAATAATATGACCTTTGAGTTGTACACGGACAAGAAGTCCGCTTCCGGTGGAAACGGCGGTTCCGGTGAGCCCGATGACTCCGGCAAGGGGGATGGGGGAGATGGTGGCGAAACACCGGATCCGGCAGCCTAA
- a CDS encoding N-acetylmuramoyl-L-alanine amidase has product MRKIDLIVIHCSATRADRDFTEDDLEVCHRRRGFNGTGYHFYIRKNGDIKTTRAIERIGAHAKGHNLSSIGICYEGGLDCHGRPADTRTEWQVHSMRVLILTLLRDYPGCRICGHRDLSPDLNGNGEIEPEEWIKACPCFEVKAEWDMCKNIG; this is encoded by the coding sequence ATGAGGAAGATTGACCTGATTGTAATCCACTGTTCCGCCACCAGGGCGGACAGGGATTTCACGGAAGATGATTTGGAAGTGTGCCATCGCCGGCGTGGCTTCAACGGGACGGGTTACCATTTCTATATCCGCAAGAATGGGGACATAAAGACGACCCGTGCGATTGAACGGATCGGTGCGCACGCAAAGGGACACAACCTGAGCAGTATCGGCATCTGTTATGAGGGCGGGCTCGACTGTCACGGTCGCCCTGCGGATACACGTACCGAGTGGCAGGTTCATTCCATGCGGGTACTCATCCTTACATTGCTCCGTGACTATCCCGGTTGCCGCATTTGCGGGCATCGCGACTTAAGCCCCGACCTGAACGGGAACGGGGAGATTGAACCGGAAGAATGGATCAAGGCGTGCCCGTGCTTTGAGGTGAAGGCGGAATGGGACATGTGTAAAAACATCGGATAA
- a CDS encoding glycosyltransferase family 4 protein, translating into MKIAIEAQRIFRPNKHGMDFVALETIRELQKMDHENEYFIFVSPGEDRCLESSDNVHIIELKCPTYPLWEQVALPRAVKRIQPDLLHCTSNTAPLRCPVPLVLTLHDIIYLEKRQSSSLSWYQEMGWHYRRLVVPRILPKCEKIITVSQFERRRILDALHLPEEQLVAVYNGFNKHFHLQPKAPEITRKYIDSDSYLFFLGNTDPKKNTPRVLKAYSDYLKQSAQKLPLLIADLKEDAIDRILEEEKITDIKSHLRFPGYIANTDLSALYGGAFAFLYPSLRESFGIPMLEAMACGTPIIAGNTSAMPEIAGEGALLADPYSSEDITAKILQLENDETFYQQQVEYGLKRSQIFSWRNTAESLLEIYKEFAK; encoded by the coding sequence ATGAAAATAGCCATTGAAGCCCAGCGCATCTTCCGTCCCAACAAGCATGGAATGGATTTCGTTGCTCTCGAGACAATCCGGGAGTTACAAAAGATGGATCATGAAAATGAATACTTTATCTTTGTCAGTCCCGGTGAAGACCGTTGCCTGGAGAGTTCGGACAATGTGCATATCATTGAGCTGAAATGCCCCACATACCCCTTGTGGGAACAAGTCGCGCTACCCCGCGCAGTTAAACGCATTCAGCCCGATCTGCTGCATTGCACCAGCAATACAGCCCCCTTGCGCTGCCCCGTGCCACTGGTTCTGACCTTGCACGACATCATCTATCTGGAAAAACGCCAATCATCCAGCCTGTCATGGTATCAGGAAATGGGATGGCATTACCGCCGGTTGGTAGTTCCGCGCATACTTCCCAAATGCGAGAAGATTATCACCGTGTCACAGTTTGAACGCCGCCGCATTCTCGACGCACTACACCTGCCCGAAGAACAACTGGTAGCTGTATACAACGGTTTCAACAAGCATTTCCATCTACAACCCAAAGCACCGGAAATAACCCGAAAATACATTGATTCGGACAGCTACCTGTTCTTTCTGGGCAACACCGACCCCAAAAAGAATACACCACGTGTCCTGAAAGCATACAGCGATTACCTGAAACAATCCGCTCAAAAGTTACCTTTGCTCATTGCCGACCTCAAGGAAGACGCCATCGACCGGATACTGGAAGAAGAAAAGATAACCGACATCAAGAGCCATCTCCGCTTCCCCGGATACATTGCGAATACTGACCTTTCGGCTCTCTATGGCGGTGCATTCGCATTCCTGTACCCTTCGCTCCGCGAAAGTTTCGGCATCCCGATGCTTGAAGCGATGGCCTGCGGAACCCCCATCATCGCAGGAAACACTTCCGCTATGCCCGAAATAGCAGGCGAAGGCGCTTTACTTGCCGACCCTTACAGTTCCGAGGACATCACGGCTAAAATTCTGCAATTAGAAAATGACGAAACATTCTACCAGCAACAAGTGGAATACGGACTCAAACGCAGCCAAATATTCTCATGGCGAAATACCGCAGAGTCATTGCTGGAGATATATAAAGAATTTGCCAAATAG
- a CDS encoding glycosyltransferase produces the protein MNIVDWILFTLLALCVCYLLLYAIASKFYRAPRFPEARTFRRFAVFFPAYKEDRVIATSVRSFLEQDYPREMFDIIVISDQMQPATNEELRSLPIRLLIADYQDSSKAKALTMAVDSISREHYDIIAILDADNLTSPDFLAEVNRAFDSGVRCIQAHRTGKNMDTSISMLDGISEEINNGIFRSGHNVLGLSAALSGSGMAFEADWFRTNVRLLETAGEDKELEVLLLQQRIHTTYLPQIPIYDEKTQKEEAIGNQRKRWIAAQFGILRSSFVHLPRAIAQGNIDYCDKIVQWMLPPRLIQLASVFGLTLVFTIIGACLSFQGTGHEWTIAIKWWILSAAQIAAMTLPIPGHLFNKQLGKALMRIPILAFTTIGNLFKLKGAYKKFIHTEHGEEEGEKEKHHH, from the coding sequence ATGAATATCGTCGACTGGATTCTCTTCACACTGCTGGCGCTCTGCGTATGCTACCTGCTGCTATACGCCATAGCTTCCAAGTTCTATCGCGCTCCCCGATTCCCGGAAGCCCGTACCTTCAGACGCTTTGCCGTATTCTTCCCCGCATACAAGGAAGACCGCGTCATTGCAACTTCCGTGCGCAGTTTCCTCGAACAAGATTACCCGCGTGAAATGTTCGACATCATCGTCATCTCCGACCAGATGCAGCCTGCCACCAACGAAGAATTGCGTTCCCTGCCCATCCGCCTGCTGATAGCCGACTACCAAGACAGCTCCAAGGCCAAAGCACTGACGATGGCAGTAGACTCTATCAGCAGGGAGCACTACGACATCATAGCCATTCTGGATGCCGACAATCTAACCTCGCCCGATTTTCTAGCCGAGGTAAACCGTGCTTTCGACAGCGGCGTGAGATGCATACAAGCCCACCGCACCGGCAAAAACATGGATACATCCATCTCCATGCTCGACGGTATCAGCGAAGAAATCAACAACGGAATTTTCCGCAGCGGACACAACGTCCTCGGACTCTCAGCCGCCCTGTCAGGTTCGGGAATGGCTTTCGAGGCTGACTGGTTCCGCACGAACGTGCGGCTTCTCGAAACTGCCGGTGAGGACAAGGAACTGGAAGTGCTGCTCCTGCAACAGCGTATCCACACCACCTACCTGCCGCAAATCCCCATATACGACGAGAAAACGCAAAAAGAAGAAGCTATCGGCAACCAACGCAAACGCTGGATAGCCGCACAATTCGGTATTCTCCGCAGCTCGTTCGTCCACTTGCCCCGGGCAATAGCCCAAGGCAACATCGACTACTGCGACAAAATAGTCCAATGGATGCTCCCGCCCCGCCTGATACAACTGGCAAGTGTTTTCGGGCTGACCCTCGTTTTCACAATTATCGGCGCATGCCTGAGCTTTCAAGGCACAGGACACGAGTGGACAATAGCCATTAAATGGTGGATACTCTCTGCCGCCCAAATAGCGGCAATGACACTCCCCATACCGGGACACCTTTTCAACAAACAACTAGGCAAAGCCCTGATGAGAATCCCGATACTGGCGTTCACTACCATCGGCAACCTGTTCAAGCTGAAAGGCGCCTACAAAAAATTCATCCATACAGAACATGGAGAAGAAGAAGGAGAAAAAGAAAAACACCACCACTAA
- a CDS encoding glycosyltransferase family 2 protein: MTSNTPDISFITICYNGFKDTCELIESLQDKIHSVSYEIIVVDNASREDEAAKIQKLYPTIVAIRSNENSGFSGGNNIGIRVAKGKYIFLINNDTYIESDHLSCLVERLESRPEIGGVSPKIRFAFPPQHIQYAGFTPLSPITLRNHMLGFGCPDDGTFDSPQLTPYLHGAAMMIKREVIEKAGMMPEIFFLYYEELDWSTRMTRAGYELWYDPCCTVFHKESQSTGQLSKLRTYYLTRNRLFYARRNLKGFNRLASILYQSTIAATKNSVVYLMKGRFDLAAAVFYGVNSGLFLSASDKKNSGTSDKKSPDTSDKKSTATS; the protein is encoded by the coding sequence ATGACAAGCAATACCCCGGACATATCATTTATAACCATCTGCTACAACGGCTTCAAAGACACCTGCGAGCTCATAGAGTCCCTACAGGACAAGATTCACTCCGTGAGTTACGAAATCATAGTTGTAGATAATGCCTCGCGTGAAGACGAAGCCGCCAAGATACAGAAACTATATCCCACGATTGTCGCCATCCGCAGCAACGAGAACAGTGGCTTCTCCGGTGGAAACAACATCGGAATCCGTGTAGCCAAAGGCAAATACATATTCCTCATCAATAACGATACATACATCGAATCAGACCATCTGTCCTGCCTGGTAGAACGCCTTGAAAGCCGTCCGGAGATAGGCGGCGTATCCCCGAAGATACGATTTGCCTTTCCGCCGCAACACATACAGTACGCCGGATTCACCCCCTTGTCGCCGATAACCCTCCGCAACCATATGCTAGGATTCGGATGCCCCGACGACGGTACATTCGATAGCCCGCAACTCACTCCCTACCTTCATGGCGCAGCCATGATGATAAAGCGGGAAGTGATAGAAAAGGCAGGAATGATGCCGGAAATCTTCTTCCTCTACTACGAGGAACTGGACTGGAGCACCCGCATGACGCGTGCCGGCTACGAACTGTGGTACGACCCGTGTTGCACCGTTTTCCATAAAGAAAGCCAAAGCACAGGACAACTCAGTAAGCTGCGCACCTACTACCTGACGCGCAACCGTCTGTTCTATGCCCGCCGTAACCTGAAAGGATTCAACCGCCTGGCATCCATCCTCTATCAAAGCACCATAGCCGCTACAAAGAACAGCGTCGTCTACCTCATGAAAGGCCGTTTCGACCTGGCAGCCGCCGTATTCTATGGAGTAAACTCCGGACTTTTCCTCTCCGCGTCGGACAAGAAAAACTCCGGTACTTCGGACAAGAAAAGCCCTGACACTTCGGACAAGAAATCCACTGCAACCTCTTAA
- a CDS encoding O-antigen ligase family protein: MTNNRNITFHLLLAAQFALIAAGMFANIKTGLFSTAVILLLTIICLIQLSNDERTDWKPGQNTMTWLFLVWLMYYVLEALNPNNVMAAWNINLAPYALIPLICAFVVPVVVRTKKDIELLLIIWSVFVLIFTLKGYWQKNHGFSSKDLYFLYALGGARTHIIWSGIRYFSCFSDAANYGVHATMAAVTFAISAFFVDSKWKRLYFLFIAFCGIYGMGISGTRSAMGVLMGGMLMITIIAKNWKALLAGIAISIGVFCFFYFTNIGSGNQYIHKMRSSFHPTEDASYMVRVENRQRMKELMARKPIGYGIGLSKAGNFNSKEQMPYPPDSWLVGVWVETGIVGLILYLAIHGVLFAWCSWILMFKVRNKSVRGLVAAWLCMAAGFFIAAYVNDVMQYPNQLPIYIGFALCFAAPHIDKRLSEEKEKEAREKKEEELVSTQETDEQP, translated from the coding sequence ATGACGAATAACAGGAACATCACTTTCCACTTATTGCTTGCCGCACAGTTTGCGCTGATTGCGGCAGGTATGTTTGCAAACATCAAGACAGGTTTGTTTTCAACAGCAGTCATCCTGTTGCTCACCATTATCTGCCTGATACAACTCAGCAACGACGAGCGAACCGACTGGAAGCCCGGGCAGAATACAATGACTTGGCTGTTCCTCGTCTGGCTGATGTATTACGTACTCGAAGCGCTGAATCCCAACAACGTAATGGCTGCCTGGAACATCAACCTTGCACCTTATGCGCTTATTCCTTTAATATGCGCATTCGTCGTGCCCGTTGTCGTCCGCACCAAGAAAGACATCGAACTTCTGCTGATTATATGGTCGGTATTCGTATTGATATTCACCCTCAAAGGCTATTGGCAGAAGAATCACGGTTTCAGCTCCAAGGACCTCTACTTCCTCTACGCATTGGGCGGGGCACGAACCCACATCATATGGTCGGGTATCCGTTATTTCTCCTGTTTCTCGGACGCTGCCAATTACGGCGTACACGCCACCATGGCAGCCGTCACCTTTGCCATTTCCGCATTCTTTGTCGATTCGAAATGGAAGCGCCTTTACTTCCTTTTCATCGCTTTCTGCGGAATCTACGGAATGGGCATTTCCGGCACCCGTTCCGCTATGGGCGTTCTTATGGGGGGCATGCTAATGATAACCATCATAGCCAAAAACTGGAAAGCTCTCCTGGCAGGTATCGCCATTTCTATCGGTGTCTTTTGCTTCTTCTATTTCACGAATATAGGAAGCGGAAATCAGTACATCCACAAGATGCGCTCCTCTTTCCATCCCACCGAAGACGCGTCCTACATGGTGCGTGTCGAAAACCGGCAGAGAATGAAAGAACTGATGGCAAGGAAGCCTATCGGATACGGCATCGGGCTTTCCAAAGCCGGGAATTTCAATTCAAAAGAACAAATGCCCTACCCACCCGACTCATGGCTGGTAGGCGTATGGGTAGAGACAGGAATTGTCGGGCTGATACTTTATCTTGCCATACACGGCGTCCTTTTCGCCTGGTGTTCATGGATATTAATGTTCAAAGTACGCAACAAGAGCGTGAGAGGACTGGTAGCTGCCTGGCTCTGCATGGCTGCCGGATTCTTCATAGCCGCCTACGTGAATGACGTAATGCAATACCCCAATCAGTTACCTATATATATAGGTTTCGCCCTTTGCTTTGCCGCCCCGCATATCGACAAGCGTCTCAGCGAGGAGAAAGAAAAAGAAGCAAGAGAAAAGAAAGAAGAAGAATTAGTATCCACCCAAGAAACTGACGAACAACCATGA